Within the Scleropages formosus chromosome 8, fSclFor1.1, whole genome shotgun sequence genome, the region cttaaatttatttatttagcagacgcttttctccaaagcgatttccaacgAACTCTAATTACTGTTATCGGctcacacatcttattcaccgcagtgacttacgctgctagatacactacttagaatgggtaactcatccatgcattagtggaacacactctctctgtcactcacacactatgggggaatctgaacagcatgcctttggactgtgggaggaaaccagagcacccagactaAAACCCatccagacacaggaagaacacgcaaaACTCCACacgactgagtggggatcgaacccacgttctcttgcaccacccagggactgtaagagagcagtgctacttgctatTCCACCATGCTGCCTTCCTCGCTCTGTTATTCCATCCCGCTTTCTCCTTGTTTCTCTTTCACTGTCACCCAACCCCACTCTGTCACCCCCGGAGGGTTGATGCGGCTGCTAGGATGACTGGCAGACAGCAAGCGCTTAGAAAGCACGTGCTGTGTCTCCAGACAGTGAGAAAGATTAAGAGAAGAGTGAGTTacagtggaaggtaacaaaatAATGAGATAATAACTGGAACTAGGAATGGATAGTTATACACAAGAGAAAGTAACAGCCAGGAGGATAGAAAGGGAACATTTTagaggaaaggggaaaaaaaaaaacaaacaaaagcagggCTTCCATGATACCAGGGTGGTGAACTCAACGATAGAGACTAGGTGGTAATGAGCACCTCGCGCAATCTCACTTCATCCTGCTCTCTCATATAGAAAATATGCTTAAGTAATATaagaattaatattatttattggtCTCAGTTTTGTCACtccatgtatacatttacattcattacatgtatttagctgacacttttgtccaaagcaacttatgttaGAGTTACAACCTtagaattatttgcccatttaaatagctgggtatttttttttttttttattataaaaaccaGGCAActttaagggtaagtaccttgctcaagggcactacagccagagatcaaacccgcaaccttcagatccaaaggcagcagctgtatccactacactacaagctcaactgcacatactgtgtgtgtgtatactgcatgtgtgtatgtactgcatGCTGCTGAAACCCAGAGGAATTTCCATCTGGGTTTAATTAAGTTTtgttaattcatttattcattccaaaCAACCAAACCATGACCCTTGCAATgcaatcttaaaaaaaaaaaaaaaaaaaaaagatttatcattCCAGTGTGCTCCATACCAACTGTATTCATTACAACTGCccacaaatatgaaatattatatgaaatatatacatataaaatatgagAAAGAAGTCAGTACAGTATTACAACTTAGATTTTATAGACACTGAGTAACATATGAAGGCCCAAGACAGGAATGGAGCCGGAAAGCCTTCATCAGCAGTGCTCTTCTATGTCCATGAAGCCTTGACCTGTAATTTTTCACACCTCAGTGCAAATTGCTCTCTATAAAAACAACTCTTTTGTATTGGAATATGCACAGAAGCTCTGACAGATGTTCTACAACCAGAAACAACCAGATATACTTTCAAATATTTCCTTCTTGAAATTAAAACCATTTCTTCCCCTAATTGAAACTGTATGGGGCAGAATAGATGTGCTTTATTTGTAAGCAATAGGTTTTTAAGAAAGAAATGGAAgttaatttctcagttttgcacatcaaaaacaggaaaacccAAACAAATCAAACTGTATCAGTGCCATAGCAGGACTaggacacagacacatttaaatgttaccTGGAAACTGGTCGTTCCTCCTCCTTTCCAAGGGGGGTTGCTTTCTCTTCACTGGGTGTACTGAATTCTAGATCAGCTGTGGGTGAAGCCGCTAGCTGGATGGGGCTGTAACGTGAGAAAAACAGGAGCTTTCTAGCATCCCAGACAGACAAGCAGACtgcatgacccccccccccccccccagccaaaGGGCAGGTAGACATACTGCACTTGGGTGACATCTGCTACTATCATGAGCGACAGCATTATGCTCAGCCCAACAAATCAATACTCTCACATGCTGTTCTACATCAACATTCTCCATATCGTCAGTCTTCACCGACATGCTCATATCAGAggaaattctgcagaaaataCTAAGTGACGATGAACAAAACTGGACTGAACTCAATTTATTAGCAAGAGACAAACGTCCAACACCAACCCAAAGCCATGTGTGTGCAAGGGTGTATTTACATGTGTAAGCTTGTGAGTGCTGTGATCTCTGTCCActgagtctgtctgtctgtgtgtgtgtgtgtgtgtgtgtgtgtgtgtttctactgtATGTGGGATACCAGTCCCCGCTCATCCCCCTGCTGTGAGCTGGTGAATAGGTCCATTCTTGCTGGTGGAACATGAGTTGATGTCAGCGCTGATGTCAGTCCCTTGTGATAAGAGGCTGCATTATTCTTATCAGTTTCTTTGTTTACTTCTAAATCTTAACCATTACATTCCTTTCATTGTTCCTGTGTAGTATTACTTCACTTACATAGTAtttcattacataaaaaaaCCCTTTTCAAATTTGTGTATTACTCATTGTGAATTAATAAGATAATTAAACTTTGTACttgttcacatttttgttgctgttacAAAAGACCTGGACTATTTATTCTAATTTCAGAACGTACAGGTTGAAATCTGTTTTGTATCCatatataagtgtgtgtgtgtgtatgtatgtatatattagatatatataatatatataatatatatacacacacacacatacttttttccccccggTGTTTCCCGTTATTATTGTCTTCAAGTTTATAAATGCAATTTCCTGACAGTTTCTTTGAAATACTAACTGCAGTTAGAGAAATtcattttacaacaaaaatatatttaaaaaaaaaaaacaacaacaaatcaTTCTTTCAATTGACTCAAAGATTTAAAAGGGtgtgcatgaatatttaactAGTTATCAATTACTATGACAGGCCATTTAATATTCCAGTACttgagacaaaacaaaaaaagaaaattttcagtTCTTCTGAAATATGCAGTACAAAGTAGCTTGTAAAGTTTCttacacgctcacacacacactcattcacagtACCTGAGATGGGAGAATTCCTTAATGTGTTCATGTGGTAGTTCATTTTGGGCTAAAGCTGCTGCATGTCTCAGGGACTCTACCAGACAGCCTGTGTCCTCAGAGGTCACTTCCGTTTGCTGGATTCTGTCCGCGTGTCTGCTATTATCGGTCACTTCAGTGACTGAGTATCCAGATGCATCTCTTCCCTGCTCTGGTGCTGCCTCTAGGTTCCCTTTGGATCCTTCAGTTTCAGGGAGTGAGCTGGCCTCTAAGACCCGTTCAAAGCTCCCACTTCCATGGACTAACCCTGCCTTGGAGTGTAGGGCGAGACAAGCGCTGCTGCAGTCTGCAGTGAGAGAGCCAGAGCCCTGCCAGTGGACAGGAAACCCAGGACTCCCTGGGACAGGCTCTTTCTGGGAGACATTTGTGGGTGGTGGACCTTGTTCCCTCGATGATGTCAGTGTTTCAGCTGGGGGCGGAGCCCCAACCGACAGCCCAGATGGAGCCTCGGGGGAGTCCCTCTCTTCCCAAGTCCCATCAGGTGACCTGTTCTCTAGCTGTTCTCCCTTTCCTCCTTCTGCCCAAGGAGCTGAGGACAGGACCTCTTTTCCTCCAGAAGCATGGCATGTCTCTTGCTGTGCCTCACTGCTGACAGGGCATTCTTGGAGCTCATGGCTGTCAAGGGAAAAGGTCTTTCCAGCTTCGGCTGGCAACACAAGCTTTGCTTCTTTCTTCATGCTGTCACCTTCCTTGCTGTGGAGCTTTGTGGGGCTGCCAAGATCCCTGTGACACGACCAAGGACCAGGATCACTTATCTCTACTTCTTGAACCCCTTGCCTGGTTGAGTTCAGAACTGTTTCATTATTCTCTGCAAGACTGTCATTATGAGTGTGCAACTGTCCCTCCATGAATAGGGGTTGCACTGCGCTCTGCCCTGGTTCGGTGGTATTGTCTGCATGGTCGCCTTCCACATACAGCCCGCTGACTCCTACAGGCGAGGAGATAACCTCTTCATCTTTGCTAGGATGACCACAGTCAACAGAGAACTCACTCATGGTCAGAGGCCATGTGGAGCACTCTGGtaactgcaaggcagcagctgtagcccCAGGTTGTTTCTTcaggtctgtgtggggtttcaGGCATTCCTGATCTCCACCATCAATATCAGCATATGGGGTGACACTtgcatttttcagaattaaatgATCAGATAAGGTCAGTGAATCTCTAGCTTGTCCAGAAGGGACCATGAAATCTTCGAGTGGAGTCTCCATTGCCTCCTCCAAGGTGCAGGCTTCTTCCTGGGACTCAAAAATACTGCATTCTTGACCTTTGATGCAACTCAGAGGAGACATATGGACAGTGGGAGCTGCGTTTCCTTCAAGTGTCAAAGTTATTTCCTCAGAGTCTTCTGTTACTGTTCCTTGACCCTTTTCCTCAATCTCATTCACTGCTAACTTGTCTGTGGCTGAAACAGATGGAATGGTACCTGACCCCATACTTTCTCTTACCCCATTCAGTGTCTGTGCCCTAACACCAGAGCTGAAGGAGAGCATATCTGATGGGTACCTGTTGCATGCCCCTTCAGCATTGCCAACAACTTCACCTAGAACCAGACCAGAGACTGTTACAGGTATTGTATTAACATCTGGCAGAGGTTCAGCTTTGTCTTGTGAACTCCCCTCTTGGAGTTTATAATTGGAGATCACCACTGTTATGTCCTGTCTTGGGTCCACACGTTCTTGTAAAGTTGAAGCACCTGGCTCTTCACCTTGGTTGCATTTCCCTGGGTCATTGTTGAACGTCCCCTCTCTCTGTTTGCTAGAtcccagctgctgcagcagacaTGGAGGTAGAGTTGTGCTTTGACTCTGAGAATAATCCATGCAAATCGTTCCAGAGGAACAGTCCTGATCCAAAGACATATGCAAGTCCCCACTTAATCCTTCATTTTGACTTGCTATGCTGTCAGACAGCCCCACACCAGCAGGGGCTAATCTGGGATCAGACCTGTCTTCAtatttttcctgtgtgtgtatttctccaaattctctgtgagtgtgtgctgctgctgctgcttctttttcctcctcagcACATAATTCTCTTTGCGTCTCCTGAATTTCAAGCTGgctgtctttttctgttttcttctctaAAAGTATACTGGGAGCTGAGCTGTAGGGGACTTCTGGCTTAATATCAATGGCTGATTTAGGGGGCTCATCTCCACCTGGCTCACCTTTGGTACTGATATGTCCTACGTTAAGGTCAGGAGCATTAAGAAGCTCAGCACTCTGTGCCTGAGCTGAAAGGGGTTTGCACATAACATCTCCAGCACCATGGGTTTCAATCAGCAAGTCTTTTTCAGCACTGAGGGACTCAGGATGAGTGGAGAGGACATCAGCCTCTACATCTTGGCTAGTCTCAGAGGGTTTCAACACAGGAGGGTCAGGAATGTGGTCCAGCCGAGCAGAGAAAAGTCCTGCTTTGGAGAGAGTTATAGGGTTAAGAGGTAAAATTTCAGGTCCAGAGGACAGAGGTATAGTAGCTGCAGGGGTTTTAGGTTCCAGCTCAGGTTTAGTTTGAGGAGAACCAGTGTTTTTATCCAGTGCAGTTCTGATGGAATCAGTTGTTAAATCTGGTTCAGTGATGGGCTCCACACTCAAAGGTTCAGTGGTGAGCACACTGGAAAGAGGGTTTATAGTGAGTGCGTTGCTCTTAGATGAATGTATAAGATTAGGGTCTGACCGCTTGTCTAATACCCCAGTGACTTCCAGTCCCACATCTTCACAGACAGGTTTGCTCACAGATTTGCTTTCAACAACACTAGTGCTGAAAAGTTTTACTTCAACCCcccctttctctttctttggcACAGGAAGTTCAGGTTCAGTTTTAGAAGAAATCCCACCCTGAGATGTTTGTGGGACTGAGGCCTTTGTGCTGTTAATCTGCTCTGCCTGCTTCTCCTTCCCCAATTCATCCCTCTCTGAGCCACTCAATACTGCAGCAGagatggtgacttcctgtctaaCCTGATCTCGTCTGACAGTAGCTCTGTCAGGTTGGTCTGCGAGAGGCGGAGTGACTAAGTATGACTCTGTAGAGAATGAATCAGCATGCTCACCTTTGTTTCTACCATCATTTGATGTTCCATTAtgcgagggagagagaaaggcaGATAGATTGGTGTGGTGAAGACTAGAGGCCTCCTGGGGAGATGTAGGAGGTATTTcctcttttccattttccacaTTCGAAGAACAAGCCACAGCTTCATGTGTCTTCTCCTGGTGCACTGTGTCCATGTGTAATGATGTTAGCTCACAGTCACTCAGAAGGTCCTGAGGACAGAGTAGCGGACCTAGAGTGGTAAGACTTGATGAAGCTGGGGTTTCGCTTTTAGCCGTAACAGGGGATGCGATACAGAATTCACTCTGCATTAAAACAGAAACCTCCATCTTTGAATCAGTAGGGACATCAGCAGTGGTCACATCACAAGCAGTCCTGACGTTATCAACGAGGTTGTGTAGTTTGATTGGTGggttttcagaaataattactCCATGTTCCCCAGAATGTTTTGCACCTGCACTTTCATCTCTGAAGGTCGGAGAGGTCAGCTCAGTGCTGGCTCCTGTTGAAGTTTCTctgtgtaaatcatcatcagCGATCTGAGGACTGGCAGGCGATGTtgtaaaagatttatttttttctagctCAATCAAGTCTGACTTAGGTGAAGCATCACACAGCGCCAGTAAGATGGACGTGCTCATTTTCTCGGACTGGTCTTTGTCCACTAATCCTGGTGAATCCCCTTTGATTATTCTGGTGTGCTCCTCTTTAGCAGCTGACACAGTCTCTCTATTCAAATCCCAGCCACCTGTTTTTGTTGCCTCCTTAGAATCTCCAGTATCCTTGACCTCTGGCCTCTGAATAGCCTCTTTCTCAGACTCTATTTGGTCAGCTGTTGGCATGAGGCCAATGTCActatttttcttccatttttcgTTAGACAAAGTGTCTGAGGCAACTTTGTTTTTAGGGTCAAATGTGGCTCTTTCATCAGACAACAGTGTTACTTCCTTGGCATCTATGTGCTCCATGAcagctgaatccctttcagttTCATCCCTCACCTCATCAACTTCAGGCTCAACTCCTTCTGCTTGGCTTCTCTGCTGGACAAAGTGCTCATGGTCCTCCAGTCCAAGAATGCTGCAACTGGCTGCTGGATCAACCACTCTTTTTAACTCTTGGATAGGTTCTGCCACCACTGCTTCTTCCTGGCTGCTCTGTTGGATGTTGTGCTTGAAGTCATTCAGTTCAGGTTTGCTGGAAACAGATGCTGGATCAGGCACCAAGGGTGGTAGTATTGATAGTTCAACCAGTACAGCATTGGTATTGGTCTGCTCAACAGAACGTTTCAAGCCCTTCAGTTCAGATTCATTGGTATCACATAGCTGATCAGGAACTGATAGTGGAAGAGTTTCTATGACTAAATCCTCTTGATTACATTGCTGAAAAGGGTCCTTCAAATCCTTCGGTTCAGGTTCACCGGCATCCGCTATTAGGGACAGAGATACGGCTGCATCTGGATTCTTGCTCTCTTGGACAGGGTCTTTAAGGTCCCTCAAATTAGATGCACTGGCATTAGCAGGTTGATCAGACACTGCTACTGAGACAGGTGCAGTTTCAGCCACCACTGCATTGGCTTTGTTACTCTGCTGGTCAGAATCTTTTGTGCCCTTCAGATTGACTTCATTGGCATCAACAAGATGACTAGATACTGCTACTGATAGAGGTAGAGACTCAGTCTGCATTGCATCTAAATCGTTGCTCTTCTGAACATGGTCCTTTATATCCTCTGGGTCCTTTATTTTGGATTTGCTAGCACCAATGGGCTCATCAGATACTCTAAGTGACAGAGGTAGAGTTTCAGCAAAAACTGTAAGTACGTCGTTGCAGGGTTGAACAGGGTCCTTCAGTGTGAGTTCACAGGCATCAATGGGTTGATCAAATGCTGTTAGCGTCACAGGTACAGTATCATCAGTCACTGCTGCATCTGCTTTGTTGTCCTGCTGCTTAGGGTCTGTCAGTTTAGGTGCAACTAACGGCTCTCCTGTTATCGATGGCAGTACTGGTTCCATCACTGCTGCATTTGCCTGGCTGCTCTCCTGTACTGCATCTTTCATGTCCTTCAATTCAGGATCTctggcagcagctggtggaGCTGCTTCTGTTGGTGGCACTGGTGGTAACTCTGGGTTCTTAAGGCTAAAGAACTCCTGGAAGGTGAAGCTGCTCTCCACCACTGGGTGGTACAGGCTCTCCTGCACCATCAGGGGAGGCAGGGAGGCACAGGTGCCCAGCGCTGTTGAGGAAGTCTCTCTCTTGGGCAAGTTCCGTCCTCGTTGAATTTCTTCCTCTATTTTCGGCTCCCTGGAGCCCCCAGCATTGTCCTTCATGGTTTGCTGCTTTACCCAAGGTTGGTTGACCACTGGTTCCATGCAAAATTCTCTTAGCTCTGGCAGCTTGACCTCACCAGCAGCTGTAGATTGCTGAGAACTTCTGCTgattttcagtctgttttcagcGTCTGAGCTGCAGCAGTGCTGAGCCTGTACGCTGTCTCTCTCAACAGGGGTGCCTGAAGGCTGGTCGGGAGCGGGGGGTCTTGAGGCTGGGTCCGGAGAGGCCTTTCCCAGATCCTTACAGTCCTTCCTTGTCTGCACCCCCACAGCCTTCTCCCCGGTGACAGCTGCTTCCGGAAGCTGGAGAGCAGCAACCAGAGATTTCTTTAGCTCTCCGTTCGTTTCAGGATGCACAGACTGCCCTCTTTGTGTCCCTTTCGCAAGGTCAGCGGTGCAGTATCCCCAGTCAGCCTGGGGGGAAGGCGGTGGGAAAGAAGCTGTATTGCACTCGTTCACTTTGTTCTGAGGGTGAGCCTGTAAGTCCCTTTCAGCCGAATCACCCTCAGCTGAGGCAATGAGCTCATGTCTGTGCTGCGATGTTGGCAGCAACTGGTTGACGTCAGGGGGTGGTCTGGCGTTGTGACGTCCTCCGGCGAGGTGTTCTGGCAGCCACTCTGTCGCTGTTGCGGTCTCTGTTGCCGGTGTCCTGCTGGCAGGCCGGGCTGGCACTCCGAAACCAGTgctccctcctctcttctcattcccctctctcccttctctctcactccctcCTGCTTCCAGTCTTTTGCCGCTCTCTTCCTCACTGTTACATCCTGGTGGCTTGGTAGGAGAGACGTCACTCTGGTCCTCTATACAGAGCGAGTCCctctccacccccctcccctcagcCAGCGAGTGAACGTTGCTCTCTGGGGAGCTCTTCGGCAGCCCGCCCTCTCCCTtcgccccctccctctccgccGAGCTGTGTGGCATTTCGATGTAGCTGCCTGCCGATGGGTAGCTGTCGGACTCCGCCAAAGCAGATGAACAGTCGCTCTTTGCAGAGATTAACAAAGGGTCTTGGTGTACAGCTAGAATGATTTCTGTCGGTTCTGCTGCCGCTGAGCTCCGAGGCACAATTAATTCCCGTGTACCTGCTACCGTTTGTGAATTGGCTGCCTTGGCCGTTCCCTCGGACGAATCGCatccctccttctctcccttCCCTTTTATCGTTTCAGGCTCCGTGGGTGTTGTCAGTGGCAACGCAGCAGCGGCCGCTGAAGCCACTTCAAGGACACTATCCACCCCTGCGTTTCCAGAGCCCAGAGGGAGCACTTTCTCCTGTCCCATGTGAACGCCTGCATTTATTCCCCCGCAACTGTCGGGATGGAGGTTGGTCTCGGACACACTTCGATCCATCACCACAACAGATGTCGT harbors:
- the tacc2 gene encoding uncharacterized protein tacc2 isoform X9 — encoded protein: MEPVVNQPWVKQQTMKDNAGGSREPKIEEEIQRGRNLPKRETSSTALGTCASLPPLMVQESLYHPVVESSFTFQEFFSLKNPELPPVPPTEAAPPAAARDPELKDMKDAVQESSQANAAVMEPVLPSITGEPLVAPKLTDPKQQDNKADAAVTDDTVPVTLTAFDQPIDACELTLKDPVQPCNDVLTVFAETLPLSLRVSDEPIGASKSKIKDPEDIKDHVQKSNDLDAMQTESLPLSVAVSSHLVDANEVNLKGTKDSDQQSNKANAVVAETAPVSVAVSDQPANASASNLRDLKDPVQESKNPDAAVSLSLIADAGEPEPKDLKDPFQQCNQEDLVIETLPLSVPDQLCDTNESELKGLKRSVEQTNTNAVLVELSILPPLVPDPASVSSKPELNDFKHNIQQSSQEEAVVAEPIQELKRVVDPAASCSILGLEDHEHFVQQRSQAEGVEPEVDEVRDETERDSAVMEHIDAKEVTLLSDERATFDPKNKVASDTLSNEKWKKNSDIGLMPTADQIESEKEAIQRPEVKDTGDSKEATKTGGWDLNRETVSAAKEEHTRIIKGDSPGLVDKDQSEKMSTSILLALCDASPKSDLIELEKNKSFTTSPASPQIADDDLHRETSTGASTELTSPTFRDESAGAKHSGEHGVIISENPPIKLHNLVDNVRTACDVTTADVPTDSKMEVSVLMQSEFCIASPVTAKSETPASSSLTTLGPLLCPQDLLSDCELTSLHMDTVHQEKTHEAVACSSNVENGKEEIPPTSPQEASSLHHTNLSAFLSPSHNGTSNDGRNKGEHADSFSTESYLVTPPLADQPDRATVRRDQVRQEVTISAAVLSGSERDELGKEKQAEQINSTKASVPQTSQGGISSKTEPELPVPKKEKGGVEVKLFSTSVVESKSVSKPVCEDVGLEVTGVLDKRSDPNLIHSSKSNALTINPLSSVLTTEPLSVEPITEPDLTTDSIRTALDKNTGSPQTKPELEPKTPAATIPLSSGPEILPLNPITLSKAGLFSARLDHIPDPPVLKPSETSQDVEADVLSTHPESLSAEKDLLIETHGAGDVMCKPLSAQAQSAELLNAPDLNVGHISTKGEPGGDEPPKSAIDIKPEVPYSSAPSILLEKKTEKDSQLEIQETQRELCAEEEKEAAAAAHTHREFGEIHTQEKYEDRSDPRLAPAGVGLSDSIASQNEGLSGDLHMSLDQDCSSGTICMDYSQSQSTTLPPCLLQQLGSSKQREGTFNNDPGKCNQGEEPGASTLQERVDPRQDITVVISNYKLQEGSSQDKAEPLPDVNTIPVTVSGLVLGEVVGNAEGACNRYPSDMLSFSSGVRAQTLNGVRESMGSGTIPSVSATDKLAVNEIEEKGQGTVTEDSEEITLTLEGNAAPTVHMSPLSCIKGQECSIFESQEEACTLEEAMETPLEDFMVPSGQARDSLTLSDHLILKNASVTPYADIDGGDQECLKPHTDLKKQPGATAAALQLPECSTWPLTMSEFSVDCGHPSKDEEVISSPVGVSGLYVEGDHADNTTEPGQSAVQPLFMEGQLHTHNDSLAENNETVLNSTRQGVQEVEISDPGPWSCHRDLGSPTKLHSKEGDSMKKEAKLVLPAEAGKTFSLDSHELQECPVSSEAQQETCHASGGKEVLSSAPWAEGGKGEQLENRSPDGTWEERDSPEAPSGLSVGAPPPAETLTSSREQGPPPTNVSQKEPVPGSPGFPVHWQGSGSLTADCSSACLALHSKAGLVHGSGSFERVLEASSLPETEGSKGNLEAAPEQGRDASGYSVTEVTDNSRHADRIQQTEVTSEDTGCLVESLRHAAALAQNELPHEHIKEFSHLSPIQLAASPTADLEFSTPSEEKATPLGKEEERPVSRCSLIGQSEAGDPTPDLPDPLEKQSLQPPLPAYLLQDGVDFPTPPPTPPERCSSSPPSSGPPEPRTPSPAFPAPDLPPTLCVDVPEAHPSLPPTRSSDSDGAFETPESTTPVKAAPPPLPPPEPDAQSLQLPSEDTGFCSDSASVTDVPLTEPVPESPSFSPPCRSNSTVFDEDKPIASSGTYNLDLLAAEPFPDTALSPGSKADDSGCRRRSTDSLPQGRCPLTRSLSLQAGELDGPDEGSVEGVPGKLPAEVFSIGTESAPGTLRKTRKPRPASLKKKPLSRQSSSTEAEKKAKPRPESPPQAREEEEEQEGASTVTSPGGTLRKDKTKTKFGSPASSPKEAEQPTPASPVHPPAPVSPPVPDEESPIPPKASYNWDPDNFEGIDPFRTGGSKVPNSPVLCRKGTSFTSAADPPDPPEEPAPPALPSPPVPAAVIPHEEQPLNKRQSVRLEFDYSEEGGEGGRETTPPPKRLGKKPGAKMPLRKPKPGVRKPPPPDEPLDNASTAVQPSENNDDILIPKATYGFDPSKWEDPNFNPFSSKSGIPNSPRLPRTGYNFDPDSFDDSIDPFKTSNKMGNSPPKSSTTSFEVSADDNDNDSIRDLEDLNQNKPAKKKKTPLKSMFGDSTSLCCLFNTFRVKKSPKRSSMSETSSQEQTPLSTPDTPPVMPQDEHATDEEKLASSSNQKWAALQGVETELTSHPQDYPQPSDLTAFVNENSLGSQMHVQDYEIEYMEKIGSSSPPLSVKKPSLYLKLDSVTDSPAKSSCTRDSEPSSPCTGSFEEMEAQISAGGKSPVLSSSRGAPELAGTEKSRKRENESLGHAPGAERDGVHQREVMSPAESTVSKGSLYSRTGYSEGDASPYLPRDLDHSLGIAREEIVTKEKEVAEWQRKYEDSRQEVVEMRRIVAEYEKTIAQMIGMPEDEQREKSLSHHTIQQLIVEKDQALADLNSVEKSLADLFRRYEKMKDVLEGFRKNEEVLKKCAQEYLSRIRKEEQRYQALKIHAEEKLDKANADIAQVRAKAKQEQAAYQASLRKEQMKVESLERTLEQKNKEIEELTKICDELISKMGKS